One part of the Tunicatimonas pelagia genome encodes these proteins:
- a CDS encoding isoprenyl transferase translates to MKEKIDRSNLPQHIAVIMDGNGRWAKRKGAERVFGHRNAIEAVREVTEGCAELGVGYLTLYAFSTENWNRPRFEVEALMQLLVTTISNEVETLMKNNVRLQSIGNTDKLPNRCYNKLQEAIELTQNNSGLTLVLALNYSGRWEITEAVNSIAKMVQAGQISPEDIDQQLIAGQLTTRNIPDPELLIRTSGEMRISNFLLWQIAYTELYITQLLWPDFRREHLYEAIIAYQQRERRFGKISEQVKS, encoded by the coding sequence ATGAAAGAAAAAATAGACCGTAGCAATTTGCCCCAACACATTGCCGTTATTATGGACGGGAACGGTCGGTGGGCCAAGCGGAAAGGAGCCGAGCGGGTGTTTGGTCATCGTAATGCGATTGAGGCAGTGCGGGAAGTAACCGAAGGTTGTGCTGAACTGGGAGTTGGTTATCTCACTCTTTATGCTTTTTCTACCGAAAACTGGAACCGTCCTCGCTTCGAGGTAGAAGCTCTGATGCAATTACTAGTAACCACAATTAGCAATGAGGTTGAAACGTTAATGAAAAACAACGTTCGGTTGCAATCAATAGGTAATACCGATAAGCTGCCGAACCGTTGTTATAATAAACTTCAGGAAGCCATCGAACTTACCCAGAACAATAGCGGTTTAACGTTAGTGCTAGCGCTCAACTACAGTGGGCGCTGGGAAATTACCGAGGCGGTAAACAGTATCGCTAAAATGGTTCAAGCCGGGCAGATAAGTCCCGAAGATATTGACCAACAACTAATAGCCGGGCAACTAACTACCCGGAATATACCCGACCCTGAATTATTAATTCGCACCAGTGGTGAGATGCGGATCAGTAATTTTCTGCTGTGGCAAATAGCTTACACTGAATTGTATATAACACAACTTCTCTGGCCTGATTTCCGGCGAGAGCATCTATATGAGGCCATCATTGCCTACCAACAACGTGAAAGGAGATTTGGAAAAATTAGTGAGCAAGTAAAATCGTAA
- a CDS encoding ribonuclease HII: MLKSAFTADLVEAGCDEVGRGCLAGPVVAAAVILPKAFTHPILTDSKRLSAEQRSQLAVEIKQQALAYAVAEVSNQQIDEINILNASFLAMHRALDALTLPPQLVLVDGNRFQPYSSIPHQCIVKGDQQYFSIAAASVLAKTYRDTLMQHLAQEYPQYGWERNVGYPTPAHRKAIQQYSITPWHRRSFAGCK, from the coding sequence ATGTTAAAAAGTGCATTTACCGCTGACTTGGTAGAAGCGGGTTGTGATGAGGTAGGACGAGGATGTTTGGCCGGGCCGGTAGTGGCTGCTGCTGTCATCTTACCCAAGGCATTTACCCACCCAATTCTGACAGACTCTAAACGACTGTCGGCTGAACAACGGAGCCAACTAGCGGTGGAAATCAAGCAGCAAGCCCTGGCTTACGCGGTAGCCGAAGTAAGCAATCAGCAGATTGATGAAATTAATATCTTGAATGCTTCTTTTCTAGCAATGCACCGCGCCCTAGACGCCCTAACATTACCGCCCCAGCTCGTTTTAGTTGACGGCAATCGCTTCCAGCCATATTCTTCAATTCCTCACCAGTGTATTGTAAAGGGCGATCAGCAGTATTTTTCCATTGCCGCTGCCTCGGTTTTAGCAAAAACCTACCGGGATACTTTGATGCAGCATTTGGCTCAAGAATATCCTCAGTACGGCTGGGAGCGCAACGTTGGCTATCCAACCCCCGCTCACCGAAAGGCTATTCAGCAGTACAGTATTACTCCTTGGCACCGTAGAAGCTTCGCGGGATGTAAATAG
- a CDS encoding DUF1684 domain-containing protein, whose translation MNKVVLAVVGLVSVAILVYALQGGESEEDYTERILKERENIRNFLRGSDESPFAPDSVQFKELSYYEPNPAYQVAARLKRVEDHKLLTLPTSDGKDEKYIRYGYADFEIEERPQRLLVLQPFEQQQPPMLFVAFADATSGEETYGGGRYLNVEMPSRTGQKTLSLDFNLAYNPYCAYNPTFSCPLPPRENVLDIPIPVGEKNFDE comes from the coding sequence ATGAATAAGGTAGTACTAGCGGTGGTTGGTTTGGTTAGTGTAGCAATACTGGTTTATGCGCTGCAAGGCGGGGAGAGTGAAGAAGACTATACCGAACGTATTCTAAAGGAGCGGGAAAATATTCGCAACTTTCTGCGGGGCTCCGACGAGTCGCCCTTTGCGCCGGATAGTGTGCAATTTAAGGAACTAAGTTACTACGAGCCTAATCCGGCTTACCAAGTGGCTGCTCGACTAAAGCGCGTTGAAGATCATAAGCTACTCACCTTACCTACTTCCGATGGGAAGGATGAGAAATACATTCGCTACGGCTACGCCGATTTTGAAATTGAGGAACGACCTCAGCGACTGCTAGTACTACAACCTTTTGAGCAGCAGCAACCGCCCATGCTATTTGTGGCCTTTGCTGATGCTACCAGCGGAGAAGAAACCTACGGGGGCGGACGCTACCTCAACGTAGAAATGCCCAGCCGTACCGGACAAAAAACTTTGAGTCTGGATTTTAACCTGGCCTACAATCCTTACTGCGCTTACAACCCTACGTTTAGTTGTCCGCTTCCGCCCCGAGAAAACGTACTGGATATTCCTATTCCGGTAGGAGAGAAGAATTTTGATGAATAG
- a CDS encoding cold-shock protein, whose product MAKSRDTFNKKEKEKKRQKKKQEKQQRKEERQENSSGSSLDNMIAYVDENGNLTDTPPDPDKKKKVKAEDIVIGIPPKEKEDESPVRTGRVEFFNDEKGYGFIKDTDKQEKFFVHVTGLVDEIQEGDIVTFELEQGPRGMNAVQVKK is encoded by the coding sequence ATGGCGAAATCGCGAGACACATTTAATAAGAAAGAAAAAGAGAAAAAACGGCAGAAGAAGAAGCAAGAGAAGCAACAGCGGAAAGAAGAGCGGCAAGAGAATTCTTCCGGCAGTAGCCTGGATAATATGATTGCCTACGTAGACGAAAATGGCAATCTTACTGATACTCCGCCTGACCCTGACAAAAAGAAAAAAGTAAAAGCCGAAGACATTGTGATTGGTATTCCTCCTAAAGAGAAAGAAGATGAATCACCGGTTCGCACTGGGCGAGTAGAGTTCTTCAACGATGAAAAAGGGTACGGCTTCATAAAAGATACCGACAAACAGGAGAAATTCTTCGTACACGTTACCGGACTGGTAGACGAAATACAAGAAGGCGACATTGTTACCTTTGAACTAGAGCAAGGCCCCAGAGGGATGAATGCGGTTCAGGTAAAGAAGTAG
- a CDS encoding DEAD/DEAH box helicase, with product MTFQDLEITEPILKALQAQGYTHPTPIQQKAIPVLLRKRDLLGCAQTGTGKTAAFSVPILHHLHLDRQRSTKRRKIKALIVTPTRELAIQIGDNFTAYSKFTTIKNTVIFGGVKQGAQVQALQQGVDVLIATPGRLIDLLGQGIITFRDIEYFVLDEADRMLDMGFIHDIRKIIARLPEERQSLFFSATMPPDIVDLSRKILGNPEKVVVKPEQTTAEKVRQSIYFVEKKGKIKLLTHLLQTEPIKSVLVFSRTKHGANKIVKLLDRANIRASAIHGNKSQTARQKALNSFKSGELKVLVATDIAARGIDVEELSHVVNYDLPNVPETYVHRIGRTGRAGASGKALSFCDTEERAYLRDIQKTINQKIPVVADHPFTGEGFEPTADQRTTQQKPSSRPRTAVAENDNATKPKSRRPYWKKRRPQK from the coding sequence ATGACGTTTCAAGACTTAGAAATTACTGAACCCATACTAAAGGCGTTACAAGCTCAGGGGTACACCCATCCTACTCCTATTCAACAAAAAGCGATTCCGGTGCTGCTTCGTAAGCGAGATTTGCTCGGTTGTGCTCAAACGGGCACGGGTAAAACGGCTGCTTTTTCCGTTCCCATTCTTCACCACCTTCACCTTGATCGGCAACGGTCAACGAAGCGACGCAAGATTAAAGCCCTAATCGTAACCCCCACCCGGGAACTGGCTATTCAGATAGGGGACAACTTTACGGCTTACAGCAAATTCACTACTATTAAAAACACAGTCATTTTTGGTGGAGTGAAGCAAGGCGCGCAAGTGCAGGCACTTCAGCAGGGCGTGGATGTACTGATTGCTACCCCGGGTCGCCTGATCGACTTGCTCGGGCAGGGCATCATCACCTTTAGGGATATTGAATACTTTGTGCTCGATGAGGCCGACCGAATGCTAGACATGGGCTTTATTCATGACATTCGAAAGATTATTGCCCGGCTGCCCGAAGAACGGCAATCGCTATTCTTCTCGGCCACCATGCCCCCTGACATTGTGGATTTATCGCGTAAAATTCTGGGTAACCCTGAAAAAGTGGTGGTAAAACCTGAGCAAACCACGGCGGAGAAGGTGCGGCAGTCTATTTATTTTGTTGAGAAAAAAGGGAAGATTAAGCTGCTGACTCACTTACTGCAAACCGAACCTATTAAGTCGGTACTGGTGTTTTCCCGAACCAAGCACGGAGCCAACAAAATTGTAAAGCTGCTCGATCGGGCGAATATTCGGGCCAGTGCTATCCACGGCAATAAATCGCAAACGGCACGACAAAAAGCACTGAATAGCTTTAAAAGTGGCGAATTAAAGGTACTGGTCGCCACCGATATTGCCGCTCGAGGCATTGATGTAGAAGAACTGTCGCACGTAGTGAATTATGATCTGCCTAATGTTCCTGAAACCTACGTCCATCGCATTGGACGCACCGGGCGGGCGGGTGCCAGTGGAAAAGCACTGTCGTTCTGCGATACGGAGGAGCGGGCGTACCTGCGCGATATTCAGAAGACGATCAATCAGAAAATTCCGGTAGTTGCTGACCATCCTTTCACAGGCGAAGGTTTTGAGCCTACGGCTGACCAGCGTACTACCCAGCAGAAGCCATCATCAAGACCACGAACCGCGGTAGCTGAAAACGATAATGCTACGAAACCGAAGTCTCGCCGCCCGTATTGGAAAAAGCGTCGGCCACAGAAATAA
- a CDS encoding Crp/Fnr family transcriptional regulator produces the protein MRELLLSGSMLRECLSEKEYRKYGRKISYCRGDFVYLPTDRLDTLFIIERGVIKLGNYSPKGTEVTYDIVYPGEFIGNLQYLPNTIFSEFAKALSPVEVYSYPTPLFKEVIRQDADIAERFHAVMARRWCRAETKLFVNASLSPGERVEQLLQQYSQKVAAEGGKFITVSTLLTQKDIADLTGLTRQTVAQIMRNTKSSCIKVA, from the coding sequence ATGAGAGAGTTACTACTGAGTGGATCGATGCTGCGTGAGTGCTTAAGTGAAAAAGAGTACCGTAAGTACGGAAGAAAAATCAGCTACTGCCGGGGTGATTTTGTCTATCTGCCAACCGATCGTCTGGACACACTTTTTATTATTGAACGAGGAGTTATTAAACTGGGCAATTATTCTCCCAAAGGCACTGAAGTAACCTACGATATTGTTTACCCGGGCGAGTTCATCGGAAACCTTCAGTATCTTCCCAACACGATCTTCAGCGAATTTGCCAAAGCGTTGTCTCCCGTTGAAGTATATTCTTATCCCACCCCACTTTTCAAGGAAGTAATTCGGCAGGACGCCGACATTGCCGAGCGTTTTCATGCGGTAATGGCCCGCCGTTGGTGCCGGGCTGAAACCAAATTATTTGTTAATGCATCCCTCAGCCCCGGCGAACGGGTTGAACAATTATTGCAGCAGTACAGCCAAAAGGTTGCTGCCGAAGGAGGAAAATTCATCACCGTCAGCACATTACTTACCCAAAAAGATATTGCCGATTTAACCGGACTTACCCGACAAACGGTTGCTCAAATAATGAGAAACACTAAGAGCAGTTGTATTAAGGTAGCATGA
- a CDS encoding TonB-dependent receptor, whose translation MTKAYTMYVKRAIFILLTAAAPLNSLWAQSTNASIVGNINDENGDPLPGATIVVQNASTGFKTGTVSNVKGEYQMQQLPLGGPYTVTTSFVGYGDTRKTGYQLNQGDQLIIDFFLREAAEELEEIVITDESLRSRMQREGNATSIRAAQIKKLPNEGRNFTNLTSLSPLQGGGSINLGGQRRTSTNITVDGVNARNQLTAGEIGRGPYTISLEAIREFEVATNVYDVTQGRQAGGALNAVTKSGTNELEGTAFVYHRNDALASDLDIQGRARSEDFYNYQWGFSLGGPIIRDKMHFFVAYDRQDAGEPVFIADIRSEADEELLDIRRDTLQKFIDVARSVYGVSDEQQVGEFSRETVANTLFTRIDWQLNDRHRLTLRNNYSDWNRPLSVFDNSDIELAESVGSFSSEENSLLLSLRSNFSPSFTNEFKVQYQRAERAFVPNSQLPSSNIPRAIVAVTSPFPTADNPNATSTVDVQIGGQRFTPETNLEQQIHLVNTAYVQTGKLNFTFGTDNMITYLETLLSNEQNGRFFFSSLEDFENQNPSRYAREVPLRGLPIVEQTVLDLSLFAQMDFNPTPNISTMIGLRYDATAFLEGADYNSALDEDLGIRTDRRPADWNNIQPRFQVAWNVGGNERDFIKFGGGIFSSQPHYYAQVNNIQNSGVLLGAVDVSENVPFPDFISYRNDPSTVPGVLEGEEPFSTINAVGEDFEVPSTFKANFSYTRLISDRLSVTVNGLISRTWNNYVYQERNLVDEPFFRIEREANRGVFVPAETIDENGRNNWLNSRKTERAGRALELTSEGELDQMAVIVEANYRIGKDGYLSASYTANRAKDNSSYNCCVANTSTFLPVKDDPRDLNYGFSDNHFNSKLVVNFSSPSVAGFTLGATFIGSGGTRYSLHAAGGGSSLNGDFNLRNDLAYIFDPNDPSTPENIREDLLTVLDDAETPDGFKEYIRDNFGRIVERNGGVNPFAATLDLRLIKRITLFDDHGLELSADMFNFTNFLDKDWGVNHNYRRRQDFMRIQGFDQAAQQYGYSVNTTRGREPIGGTPWRLQLGLRYSF comes from the coding sequence ATGACAAAAGCGTATACGATGTATGTAAAAAGGGCAATTTTTATCTTGTTAACTGCTGCTGCACCACTGAACTCACTATGGGCGCAGTCTACCAATGCTTCAATTGTGGGGAATATTAATGACGAGAACGGTGATCCGCTACCGGGAGCTACCATTGTGGTTCAAAACGCATCAACCGGCTTTAAGACCGGTACTGTATCCAATGTGAAGGGCGAGTATCAAATGCAGCAGCTTCCGCTGGGTGGCCCGTACACTGTGACAACTTCTTTCGTGGGCTACGGCGATACTCGCAAAACGGGCTATCAGTTAAACCAAGGCGATCAGCTTATAATTGATTTTTTCTTACGGGAGGCGGCTGAAGAACTAGAAGAAATCGTCATTACTGATGAATCATTACGGTCTAGAATGCAACGGGAGGGTAATGCTACCAGTATTCGGGCCGCTCAAATTAAGAAGTTGCCTAACGAAGGACGTAATTTCACCAACCTCACTAGTCTATCGCCCTTGCAAGGAGGTGGTTCTATTAACTTAGGCGGGCAACGGCGCACATCAACCAATATTACGGTAGACGGGGTAAACGCCCGAAACCAGCTCACCGCCGGAGAGATTGGCCGTGGGCCGTATACCATTTCATTGGAAGCTATTCGGGAGTTTGAGGTAGCTACCAACGTCTATGATGTTACCCAAGGTCGTCAGGCTGGTGGCGCATTAAATGCAGTTACTAAGTCAGGTACTAATGAGTTGGAAGGAACTGCTTTCGTGTACCATCGTAACGATGCGCTGGCGAGTGATCTTGATATTCAGGGGCGAGCCCGCAGCGAAGATTTTTATAATTATCAGTGGGGCTTTAGCTTAGGTGGGCCGATTATCCGGGATAAAATGCACTTTTTCGTAGCCTACGACCGCCAGGATGCGGGAGAGCCCGTATTCATTGCTGATATCAGAAGCGAAGCTGATGAAGAGCTTCTGGATATTCGTCGAGATACTCTACAAAAATTTATTGATGTAGCCCGAAGTGTGTACGGAGTAAGCGATGAGCAGCAGGTCGGCGAGTTCAGTCGAGAAACCGTCGCTAATACCTTATTCACCCGTATAGACTGGCAGCTAAATGATCGTCATCGCTTAACTCTACGTAACAACTACTCGGACTGGAATCGTCCGCTAAGCGTTTTTGATAATTCCGATATTGAGTTAGCCGAATCAGTAGGAAGCTTTTCATCCGAAGAAAATAGCCTCCTACTATCGTTGCGGTCTAATTTTTCGCCCAGTTTTACCAATGAGTTTAAAGTGCAGTACCAACGGGCTGAGCGAGCTTTTGTACCTAACTCGCAATTACCTTCTTCTAACATACCGCGGGCGATTGTGGCGGTAACATCGCCTTTCCCAACAGCAGATAACCCCAACGCTACCAGCACGGTTGATGTACAGATTGGAGGACAGCGATTTACTCCCGAAACCAATCTCGAGCAACAGATTCATTTAGTGAATACGGCTTACGTGCAAACCGGTAAGTTGAACTTCACCTTCGGAACGGACAATATGATTACCTACCTGGAAACGCTGCTATCGAACGAACAGAACGGACGGTTCTTTTTTAGCAGCTTGGAAGATTTTGAGAACCAGAACCCCTCGCGCTACGCCCGCGAAGTTCCGCTACGGGGCTTACCTATTGTAGAACAAACAGTACTGGATTTATCACTCTTTGCTCAGATGGACTTTAACCCTACGCCCAATATCAGTACCATGATTGGGCTGCGCTACGATGCCACCGCTTTTTTGGAAGGAGCCGATTATAACTCCGCCCTCGATGAGGATTTGGGCATTCGTACCGACCGTCGCCCCGCCGATTGGAATAATATTCAGCCCCGCTTTCAGGTCGCTTGGAACGTGGGGGGCAATGAGCGCGATTTTATCAAATTCGGGGGCGGTATTTTCTCCTCCCAACCACATTACTACGCGCAAGTAAATAATATTCAGAATAGTGGAGTGTTGCTAGGCGCAGTGGATGTTAGCGAGAATGTACCGTTTCCTGACTTTATTTCGTACCGTAACGACCCGAGTACTGTACCCGGTGTACTAGAAGGGGAAGAACCATTTTCTACCATTAATGCGGTAGGTGAAGATTTTGAAGTTCCTTCTACTTTTAAAGCGAACTTCAGCTACACTCGTTTAATTTCCGATCGGCTTAGCGTAACCGTTAACGGATTAATCAGCCGCACTTGGAACAATTACGTGTACCAAGAACGCAACTTAGTAGACGAACCTTTTTTCCGCATTGAACGAGAGGCCAACCGAGGGGTATTTGTTCCGGCTGAAACTATCGACGAAAATGGACGCAATAACTGGCTAAATTCGCGCAAAACCGAGCGGGCTGGTCGGGCGTTAGAACTAACCTCCGAAGGCGAGCTCGACCAAATGGCCGTGATTGTGGAAGCCAACTACCGCATTGGTAAAGACGGCTACTTAAGTGCCAGCTATACGGCTAACCGGGCGAAAGATAATTCATCGTACAACTGCTGCGTAGCCAACACTTCTACCTTCCTTCCGGTGAAGGACGACCCGCGTGATCTGAACTACGGCTTTTCCGATAACCACTTTAACTCTAAGTTAGTAGTTAACTTTTCTAGTCCGAGTGTGGCAGGCTTTACGTTGGGAGCCACTTTCATTGGCTCGGGCGGAACCCGCTACTCACTACACGCGGCCGGAGGGGGCAGTAGCCTTAATGGTGACTTTAACCTTCGTAACGACTTGGCCTATATTTTTGACCCGAATGACCCCAGCACCCCAGAAAATATCCGCGAAGATTTGCTCACCGTGCTGGATGATGCCGAAACTCCCGATGGATTTAAAGAGTACATACGCGATAATTTCGGACGTATTGTTGAGCGAAACGGTGGAGTGAACCCTTTTGCCGCTACGCTAGACTTACGACTTATCAAACGTATCACTTTGTTCGACGATCACGGATTAGAACTTTCCGCAGATATGTTCAATTTTACTAACTTCCTGGATAAAGATTGGGGAGTAAATCACAATTACCGGCGAAGACAAGACTTTATGCGTATACAAGGATTTGATCAGGCGGCTCAACAGTACGGTTATTCGGTGAATACAACCCGCGGCCGAGAACCGATTGGCGGAACACCCTGGCGTTTACAGCTCGGACTGCGGTACAGTTTCTAG